A single genomic interval of Lathyrus oleraceus cultivar Zhongwan6 chromosome 7, CAAS_Psat_ZW6_1.0, whole genome shotgun sequence harbors:
- the LOC127105754 gene encoding nodulin-related protein 1, which yields MASSESHNTTGSGEGKKHSTSELMASAKLVAEAAQSGFGPGPDGKAVDKGKVADAAGDLLDAIGDYAKLDDQKGLGQYVDKAADYLHHYHPTTAAAATADHPTSKPDHHKSDDTAKTDGGESGGHGHGLGDFAKAAGGFFHK from the coding sequence ATGGCTTCTTCGGAATCTCACAACACCACAGGGAGCGGAGAAGGGAAGAAGCATTCAACGAGCGAGCTTATGGCAAGCGCAAAACTGGTAGCAGAGGCAGCACAGTCAGGTTTCGGGCCAGGACCTGATGGGAAGGCGGTGGACAAAGGGAAGGTGGCTGATGCAGCTGGAGATCTTCTAGATGCAATTGGTGATTATGCCAAATTGGATGATCAGAAAGGGTTAGGACAGTACGTTGATAAGGCTGCTGATTATCTTCATCACTATCATCCCACCACCGCCGCCGCTGCAACTGCTGATCATCCAACTTCCAAACCGGATCACCACAAAAGCGATGATACTGCCAAAACCGACGGTGGAGAATCAGGTGGACATGGCCATGGCCTTGGTGATTTTGCAAAGGCTGCAGGAGGTTTCTTtcataaatga
- the LOC127105753 gene encoding nodulin-related protein 2 yields MAASGEEKKYSTSELMASAKVVAEAAQSGLGKESEVDKAKAAEAAGDLLDAVGQYAKLDDNKGAGQYLDKAADYLHQYESTNTNTTAAPPTSKPDQPKGDDAPKSEEAVKSEDGGGSGGLGGLGGDFAKVAGGFFK; encoded by the coding sequence ATGGCAGCAAGTGGAGAAGAGAAGAAGTATTCAACAAGCGAGCTTATGGCAAGCGCAAAGGTGGTAGCAGAGGCAGCACAGTCAGGTCTCGGGAAAGAATCAGAGGTAGACAAAGCCAAAGCGGCAGAAGCTGCCGGTGATCTTCTAGATGCAGTTGGTCAGTATGCTAAATTGGATGATAATAAGGGCGCAGGACAGTATCTTGATAAGGCTGCTGATTATCTGCATCAGTATGAGTCCACCAACACCAACACCACTGCTGCTCCACCAACTTCCAAACCAGATCAGCCCAAAGGTGATGATGCACCGAAATCCGAAGAAGCGGTGAAATCCGAAGATGGAGGAGGATCAGGTGGACTTGGTGGATTAGGAGGAGATTTTGCTAAGGTTGCTGGAGGTTTCTTTAAATGA